From the genome of Ignavibacteriales bacterium, one region includes:
- a CDS encoding HEAT repeat domain-containing protein — protein sequence MKPRFIISSIAIAVLLITTSAFSQSNNNLDDELKLKIIQKSPLKGLKCTDEALRLNCAFALGKMKSEKAVIPLMKMLREDPCEAVRIVAAQALIEIGDPRGIYLVGRSAKFNDSERVRNVCSKFYSYHLFSESLAKLSDDSIEELTMDLEIKNQ from the coding sequence ATGAAACCGAGATTCATTATATCGTCTATAGCCATCGCAGTTTTACTAATCACAACTTCGGCTTTTTCACAAAGCAACAATAATTTAGATGATGAATTAAAACTTAAGATTATTCAAAAGAGTCCGCTAAAGGGTTTAAAATGTACCGATGAAGCCTTGCGTCTTAATTGTGCTTTCGCCTTAGGAAAGATGAAATCAGAAAAAGCCGTCATCCCATTAATGAAAATGCTACGAGAAGATCCTTGTGAAGCGGTACGAATTGTTGCCGCACAAGCATTAATTGAAATTGGTGATCCCCGGGGAATCTATCTAGTAGGGCGCTCGGCAAAATTTAATGACTCGGAACGCGTTAGAAACGTTTGTTCAAAATTCTATTCTTATCATTTATTTTCAGAAAGTTTGGCTAAGCTGTCCGATGACTCAATTGAAGAATTGACGATGGATTTAGAGATTAAGAATCAATAA
- a CDS encoding LytTR family DNA-binding domain-containing protein: MNKIFKAIIVDDEKLAREDIKAIAKGFEEIEIIGEASNNIEAKKLIDNLNPDLIFLDIQMPGRTGFELLTEIQTDAKIIFVTAYDEYAIRAFEVNAQDYLLKPVNKERLALAIEHLKLEGEIQNTPFKKLEYNDNVFLMVNNTYQFIKVSSIIVITSAGNYSEILTNTKLKGLVLKSMKEWESRLPNNFFIRIHRNAIINLEFLERTEDWFSYSYQVFLKGLEKPFVMSRRYASKLKDKMV; encoded by the coding sequence ATGAATAAAATATTTAAGGCTATAATAGTTGACGACGAAAAACTCGCAAGAGAAGACATCAAGGCAATTGCAAAAGGATTTGAGGAAATTGAAATTATTGGTGAAGCAAGTAACAATATTGAAGCGAAAAAGTTAATTGATAATTTAAACCCGGATTTGATCTTTCTTGATATCCAAATGCCCGGGAGGACGGGCTTCGAGCTTTTAACTGAAATTCAAACTGATGCTAAAATTATTTTTGTTACTGCTTACGATGAATATGCAATTAGAGCGTTCGAAGTTAATGCCCAAGATTATTTATTAAAACCAGTTAACAAAGAGAGACTTGCATTAGCCATTGAGCATTTAAAACTTGAAGGCGAAATTCAGAATACCCCTTTTAAAAAACTTGAATATAATGATAACGTTTTCCTTATGGTCAATAATACATATCAGTTTATAAAGGTTAGTTCTATTATTGTCATTACTTCTGCGGGCAACTACTCAGAAATTTTGACAAATACAAAATTAAAAGGTCTAGTTCTGAAATCGATGAAAGAATGGGAATCTAGACTTCCTAACAATTTTTTTATAAGAATCCATAGAAATGCTATTATAAATCTCGAATTCTTGGAACGTACTGAAGATTGGTTCAGTTATTCTTACCAAGTATTTCTAAAGGGACTTGAAAAACCATTTGTGATGAGCAGGAGATATGCATCTAAATTGAAAGATAAAATGGTATAG
- a CDS encoding histidine kinase, producing MRFIRKYFEKEFLVNKHPSFHFINTIGWSILIAVDCIIVSPQQNATSITFFISNTIAWSTGYLITIYLRRLYKDFPYRSKSIITIGGFIFTISFFASCLFYLTVNFARWVYSPPFQKESLQTIFSFQHIILFLIYIVPLFTTWSLLYFGIKFWIDLLEEREKAQKASLLAQSAQLQMLRYQINPHFLFNSFSSLRALIRIDQIKAENMLSKLSEFYRYTLVTKSHTEIPLIEEVEAITNYAEIEKIRFEDKIEFEFKIDTLAEEYPIPSFLIHPLVENAIKYGMKTSEMPLKIWIIAEVENNWLIIRIINTGKYIKQGSDNNHVGTGNGLLNIKNRLEYSYPYKNKFEINEQDGKVCATVKIFKELK from the coding sequence ATGCGATTCATTAGAAAATATTTTGAAAAAGAATTTCTCGTCAACAAGCATCCTTCATTCCATTTTATAAATACTATAGGATGGAGCATTCTTATTGCCGTAGACTGCATTATTGTAAGCCCGCAACAAAATGCCACAAGCATTACATTTTTTATAAGTAATACAATAGCATGGTCAACAGGTTATTTAATAACGATTTATCTTAGACGTTTATATAAGGATTTCCCATACAGGTCCAAATCTATTATTACCATAGGCGGATTTATTTTTACAATCTCATTTTTTGCCTCATGTTTGTTTTATCTAACGGTTAATTTTGCACGTTGGGTATATAGCCCTCCGTTTCAAAAGGAAAGCTTACAAACAATTTTTAGTTTTCAACACATTATTCTATTTTTAATTTATATCGTACCTTTATTTACAACGTGGAGTTTACTTTACTTCGGAATTAAATTTTGGATTGATTTATTAGAGGAGCGGGAAAAGGCTCAGAAAGCAAGCCTTCTTGCGCAAAGCGCACAACTTCAAATGTTAAGATATCAGATTAACCCACATTTTTTGTTTAACTCCTTCAGCTCGCTACGCGCGCTTATACGCATTGATCAGATTAAAGCTGAAAATATGTTGAGTAAATTATCAGAATTTTACAGATACACACTCGTAACGAAAAGTCATACCGAAATTCCTCTTATAGAAGAGGTTGAAGCTATAACAAATTATGCAGAGATTGAGAAAATCCGTTTCGAAGATAAAATTGAATTTGAATTCAAAATAGATACACTTGCTGAAGAATATCCTATTCCAAGTTTTTTAATTCACCCTCTTGTAGAAAATGCAATAAAATATGGTATGAAAACTAGCGAAATGCCTCTAAAGATTTGGATCATTGCTGAAGTTGAAAATAATTGGTTAATTATTCGAATCATCAATACCGGTAAATATATTAAGCAAGGCAGTGATAATAACCATGTAGGAACTGGAAATGGATTATTAAACATAAAAAATAGATTAGAGTACAGCTACCCTTACAAAAACAAGTTCGAAATCAATGAACAAGACGGCAAAGTTTGTGCAACCGTAAAAATTTTTAAGGAGCTGAAATGA
- a CDS encoding homocysteine S-methyltransferase family protein yields MDSFRDLLYKKKILFDGAMGTSIQKLKLENSDPPELLNLYHKDELKEIHKSYLDAGSNIIETNTFGANRKRLELTAWAGKIEEINSSAVKAVREVVGNRALIAGSVGPLGEVIEPFGDLSQEEAKNIFYEQIKFLNDSGVDLILIETMISLDEALIALAAARKANSKIVGVTLTFENGAQGLRTPYGETPGQAAKALEKNGADFIGSNCGHGVSDILLVGREMKIVSKLPILLQPNAGIPRVENTKIIYDESPENFARFVKSAVDLGIEMVGGCCGTTEEHIRHADKILSEMKNF; encoded by the coding sequence ATGGATTCATTCAGAGATTTGTTATATAAAAAAAAGATTCTATTTGACGGCGCCATGGGAACTTCAATACAGAAATTGAAATTGGAGAATTCCGATCCGCCTGAACTATTGAACTTGTACCATAAAGATGAATTAAAAGAAATTCATAAAAGTTATCTTGATGCCGGATCAAATATAATTGAGACAAATACTTTCGGTGCTAATAGAAAAAGATTAGAATTAACCGCATGGGCTGGCAAAATAGAAGAAATAAATTCTTCTGCGGTTAAAGCTGTGCGTGAAGTTGTTGGTAATAGAGCTTTAATAGCAGGATCAGTTGGACCGTTAGGCGAAGTGATTGAACCATTTGGAGATCTTTCACAAGAAGAGGCGAAAAACATATTTTATGAGCAGATAAAATTCCTAAATGATAGCGGAGTCGATCTGATATTAATTGAAACAATGATATCACTTGATGAAGCTTTAATTGCTTTGGCTGCTGCTAGAAAAGCAAATAGTAAAATTGTAGGGGTTACATTAACATTTGAAAATGGTGCTCAAGGATTAAGAACTCCGTATGGAGAAACCCCGGGACAAGCAGCGAAAGCACTTGAAAAAAACGGTGCTGATTTCATCGGATCAAATTGTGGACATGGCGTTTCTGACATCTTACTTGTCGGGCGAGAAATGAAAATTGTTTCAAAACTTCCAATACTACTTCAACCTAACGCGGGAATACCTCGAGTTGAGAACACAAAAATTATTTACGACGAATCACCAGAAAATTTTGCGCGTTTTGTTAAATCAGCCGTAGATCTTGGTATTGAAATGGTTGGCGGATGTTGCGGGACAACTGAAGAACATATCCGCCATGCAGACAAAATATTAAGTGAAATGAAAAATTTTTAG
- a CDS encoding STAS domain-containing protein, producing MKINLVEKYTAVVLELKGDITGTAKDQEFSDTLHKLIAEGKKNIIIDLKETGFVNSSGLGMLIGGYTTIKNGGGDLKLANATQKIESLLVITKLTSIFTNYNSVDEAVKSFS from the coding sequence ATGAAAATCAATTTAGTGGAAAAATACACTGCTGTTGTTCTTGAACTCAAAGGTGACATAACCGGAACAGCAAAAGATCAAGAGTTCAGCGACACTCTTCATAAGCTTATTGCGGAAGGGAAGAAAAATATAATTATAGATTTGAAAGAGACCGGTTTTGTTAATAGTTCCGGTTTGGGAATGTTAATAGGCGGTTACACTACAATAAAGAACGGCGGCGGTGATCTAAAACTCGCAAACGCAACTCAAAAAATTGAAAGCTTACTCGTAATTACTAAACTCACTTCGATATTTACGAATTATAATTCTGTTGACGAAGCAGTTAAAAGTTTTAGCTGA
- a CDS encoding insulinase family protein has product MKRKIFSSILIMTIIVGLLIQTISAQEKVQKDGQKQSVPAFPKGVSIYQLDNGIQVLLIENPALPMIGANMVIKVGSAYESFSTSGMSHMLEHLLFNGTTTRPQKQLYDDVDMIGGYNNAHTDTYYTDFMMVTPTENFRKGMEIQADMIFNSTLPNEKFEKEKGIVLEEISKSLVNPSEQMERNTISILYGGHALSLPTLGTYSTIQSMKRDDVNAFYKNYYVPNNMILSVIGNFQTKPMLAMIKEIYGKANPGSVKYDSNPEWATGFQIPNLKSGDDENVYYRFYDGKDKVVQMFYQIPQNGSDEYFQLMGIVLDKNQDAVQSAVKAEFEQNIKSVKLSTRLSPLKNYIEATVILAKDVDLSALTKFVSEKLANLNFALPTETLKFEATKARTEFVKNIEKPHMFGIYNSYSIVMNGIESVLSSFSGNEFYKAAIELGPLKINSKPLTLVQTPFAKNEKENSEVVSNVKQFKDDATGKNLIVVQNENSNLLAIHYLVKHKAVYESKYGKDASKILHDCLGQRLNSPENQKISSQYGFTFTVNDNPMIPMDDIYLHPDFGYIRVEGLADDLPGAINYMNGILNNFIPTEAEFKKSVEKFNGMGMMMMGGDKAKKAFDAEYKLMVYEPNDFSQNQPPLTYENLVSFTKEYLQPSNMIISVVSPGSPEAINTLFSSLNFSAIKDEPAVYTPTFQMKTKPDAIEKPGGGERSYLFYGFISEIDPKDAPALQALSLILSDNIVFDIREKQGLAYGMSAGIEVIKNKALFFVNQGTRPQNVDKLIPQYPGFFTMKAIDTLSQNTLEKSINMYLGRMMFRRLSSINQAFYLGSSSYFFINYNYDKNFLDALKKVKLADVKEAAKKYMQIKNPMTLIVR; this is encoded by the coding sequence ATGAAAAGAAAAATCTTCTCAAGTATTTTAATCATGACGATAATAGTTGGCCTTTTGATTCAAACTATTTCAGCACAAGAGAAAGTTCAAAAAGACGGTCAAAAGCAATCTGTTCCGGCATTTCCAAAAGGAGTTTCGATCTATCAACTTGATAACGGAATTCAAGTTCTTTTGATTGAAAATCCGGCATTACCGATGATCGGCGCGAATATGGTCATAAAAGTCGGATCTGCATATGAATCATTTTCGACGAGCGGTATGAGCCATATGCTCGAACATCTTCTATTCAACGGAACAACAACCCGTCCTCAGAAACAATTGTACGACGATGTTGATATGATCGGCGGATACAATAATGCCCACACGGATACTTATTATACAGATTTTATGATGGTAACTCCGACCGAAAATTTTAGAAAAGGAATGGAGATTCAAGCCGATATGATTTTCAATTCAACTCTTCCGAATGAGAAGTTTGAAAAGGAAAAGGGGATTGTGCTTGAAGAAATCTCTAAGAGCTTAGTAAATCCAAGCGAACAGATGGAACGGAATACAATTTCAATTTTATACGGCGGGCATGCACTTTCGCTTCCGACTCTCGGGACATATTCAACCATTCAATCCATGAAACGAGATGATGTTAACGCATTCTATAAAAATTATTATGTACCGAACAATATGATATTAAGTGTGATAGGAAATTTTCAGACAAAGCCGATGCTTGCGATGATTAAAGAAATTTATGGTAAGGCAAATCCCGGCTCGGTTAAGTACGATTCGAATCCGGAATGGGCAACGGGATTTCAAATTCCAAACTTAAAATCCGGTGATGATGAAAATGTTTATTACCGTTTTTATGACGGCAAGGATAAAGTGGTTCAGATGTTTTATCAGATTCCGCAGAATGGATCCGATGAATATTTCCAATTGATGGGCATCGTTCTCGATAAGAATCAAGATGCTGTTCAATCTGCGGTTAAAGCAGAATTCGAGCAGAATATAAAATCGGTAAAATTGAGTACGAGACTTTCTCCATTGAAAAATTATATCGAAGCCACTGTAATTCTTGCTAAGGATGTTGATCTGAGTGCTTTGACTAAATTTGTATCCGAGAAGTTAGCTAACTTAAATTTTGCTCTTCCAACCGAGACTCTAAAGTTCGAGGCGACAAAAGCCCGTACTGAATTTGTTAAAAATATCGAAAAACCGCATATGTTCGGAATTTATAATTCCTACTCGATAGTTATGAATGGAATTGAATCCGTACTTTCTTCATTTAGCGGAAATGAATTTTATAAAGCAGCAATAGAACTCGGACCGCTTAAAATAAATTCCAAACCATTAACTCTTGTCCAAACTCCTTTTGCGAAAAATGAAAAAGAGAATTCAGAAGTTGTTAGTAATGTAAAGCAATTTAAGGATGATGCGACGGGGAAAAATTTGATTGTTGTTCAGAATGAAAACAGCAATCTTCTTGCTATTCATTACCTGGTAAAGCACAAAGCGGTTTATGAATCTAAGTATGGTAAAGACGCATCAAAAATTCTTCATGACTGCCTGGGTCAACGGTTAAATTCACCGGAGAATCAGAAGATCAGCAGTCAATACGGATTTACTTTTACTGTTAATGATAATCCAATGATTCCAATGGATGATATCTATCTTCATCCCGATTTCGGGTATATAAGAGTTGAAGGACTTGCAGACGATCTTCCCGGTGCGATCAATTATATGAATGGTATCTTGAACAATTTTATTCCGACTGAAGCCGAATTTAAAAAATCGGTTGAGAAGTTCAATGGTATGGGAATGATGATGATGGGAGGCGACAAAGCGAAAAAAGCTTTCGATGCCGAATATAAGTTAATGGTTTACGAGCCCAATGATTTTTCTCAAAATCAACCGCCACTTACGTACGAGAATCTCGTATCATTTACAAAAGAATATTTGCAACCGTCTAACATGATTATTTCAGTTGTGTCACCCGGCAGTCCGGAAGCTATCAATACACTTTTCAGTTCTTTGAATTTCTCGGCGATTAAAGATGAACCGGCAGTTTATACACCAACATTCCAGATGAAAACTAAACCGGATGCAATTGAGAAACCGGGCGGCGGAGAACGCTCATATTTGTTCTACGGATTTATAAGCGAGATAGATCCAAAAGATGCACCAGCTCTTCAAGCTCTTTCACTAATTCTATCTGATAATATAGTTTTTGATATCCGCGAAAAGCAGGGATTGGCTTATGGCATGAGCGCGGGAATTGAAGTCATTAAAAACAAAGCTCTCTTCTTTGTTAATCAAGGAACACGACCTCAAAATGTTGATAAACTTATTCCACAATATCCCGGCTTTTTCACAATGAAAGCAATTGATACTCTCTCTCAGAACACATTGGAAAAATCAATCAACATGTATTTGGGAAGGATGATGTTCAGAAGACTCTCAAGTATCAATCAGGCATTCTATCTCGGAAGTTCTTCCTATTTCTTTATCAATTACAATTACGACAAAAATTTTCTTGACGCGTTGAAAAAAGTTAAACTTGCCGATGTTAAAGAAGCGGCAAAAAAATATATGCAAATTAAAAATCCAATGACTCTGATAGTAAGATGA